The Acinetobacter pittii genome contains a region encoding:
- a CDS encoding ATP-binding protein: protein MHYSLKKRLIWGTSVFSVILGCILIFSAYKVALQEVDEILDTQMRYLAERTAEYPLKTVSSEFDFHKTYHEEDLFVDIWAYKDQAHLSHHLHLLVPPVTQAGFYSHKTSNGLIRTYVLPLKDYQIQISQQEKVREAFAWELAGSMFIPYLIILPFAIFALAAIIRRGLKPIDDFKNELTHRDSEELTPIEVVDYPQELLPTIDEMNRLFERISKAQNEQKQFIADAAHELRTPVTALNLQTKILISQFPEQESLQNLSKGLARIQHLVTQLLALAKQDVSLSVIEPTRAFQLNDVALNCVEQLVNLAMQKEIDLGFVRNEPIEMHSVEPTVHSIIFNLIDNAIKYTPHEGMINISVFTATDGDACIQIEDSGAGIDPEHYDKVLKRFYRVHHHLEVGSGLGLSIVDRATQRLGGNLTLDRSLELGGLSVLVKLPKILHVHETRT from the coding sequence GTGCATTATTCATTAAAAAAACGACTGATTTGGGGCACCTCAGTTTTCAGTGTCATTTTAGGTTGTATATTAATTTTTAGTGCTTATAAAGTTGCACTGCAAGAAGTCGATGAAATTTTAGATACGCAAATGCGTTATTTAGCTGAGCGAACAGCTGAATATCCATTAAAAACGGTAAGCAGTGAGTTTGATTTTCATAAAACTTATCATGAAGAAGATCTATTTGTAGATATTTGGGCTTATAAAGATCAAGCCCATTTATCACACCATCTCCATTTATTGGTTCCACCTGTTACACAAGCTGGCTTTTACTCACATAAAACCAGTAACGGCTTAATCCGTACCTATGTTTTACCGTTAAAGGATTACCAGATTCAGATTAGCCAGCAAGAAAAGGTTCGTGAGGCTTTTGCTTGGGAACTTGCAGGTAGCATGTTCATTCCATATTTGATTATCTTACCATTTGCGATTTTTGCTTTAGCTGCAATTATTCGTCGTGGGCTGAAGCCGATCGATGACTTTAAAAATGAACTGACTCATCGTGATTCAGAAGAACTAACACCTATTGAAGTTGTAGATTATCCTCAAGAATTGTTACCCACAATTGATGAAATGAACCGACTTTTTGAGCGCATTTCTAAGGCACAAAACGAGCAGAAACAGTTTATTGCAGATGCAGCCCATGAACTTCGAACTCCTGTGACTGCTCTGAATTTACAAACTAAAATTTTAATTAGCCAATTTCCTGAGCAGGAATCGCTGCAAAATTTGAGTAAAGGATTAGCACGTATTCAGCATTTGGTGACACAGCTTTTAGCGCTGGCTAAGCAGGATGTTTCTTTAAGTGTGATTGAACCGACGAGGGCTTTTCAGCTTAATGATGTCGCTTTGAATTGTGTTGAGCAGCTTGTCAATTTAGCTATGCAAAAAGAAATCGACTTGGGTTTTGTTCGTAACGAGCCAATTGAAATGCACAGTGTCGAACCAACAGTTCATTCAATTATTTTTAACTTAATTGATAACGCAATCAAATATACACCTCATGAGGGGATGATTAATATTTCTGTTTTCACTGCGACAGATGGCGATGCATGTATACAAATTGAAGATAGCGGCGCGGGAATCGACCCAGAACATTATGATAAAGTCCTAAAGCGTTTTTACCGTGTACATCACCATCTTGAAGTGGGGAGTGGTTTAGGTCTATCCATTGTTGATCGAGCAACTCAACGTTTAGGTGGGAATTTGACACTAGACAGAAGTTTAGAGCTGGGTGGACTTTCGGTTTTGGTTAAACTTCCAAAGATTTTACATGTTCACGAAACAAGGACTTGA
- a CDS encoding LysR family transcriptional regulator: MTFTQLEIFALIAELKSFTATAEKLGISQSAVSHALKSLEQQWGINLISRTQSDIELTTTGQQLLTHVKELLSISDTLEKEVAAIHGLNEGTLRIGSFGASSSIYLLPEILETFRQRYPKIEIYIDEGEDKEVAQWLLERRIEVGFLIMPDERFDTFPLIEDRFVALIPSGYPLAQQLYIDPAQLENCPFIMTMAGSRHQVELILKNFNVKPDIKFYVSQILSIVSMVHNQLGISIVSDMVLTKELLSLYPNVVKRPFKPNLKRSIGLAVKNKKHMSPAAKAFIEVAQSVWSDH, from the coding sequence ATGACCTTTACCCAACTTGAAATTTTTGCACTCATTGCTGAACTAAAAAGCTTTACTGCTACAGCAGAAAAGCTGGGAATTTCACAATCGGCAGTTTCCCATGCGCTTAAATCATTAGAACAACAATGGGGCATTAACCTGATTTCAAGAACTCAAAGTGATATTGAGCTGACGACGACAGGTCAGCAGCTACTTACTCATGTAAAAGAGCTATTGAGTATTTCCGATACCTTAGAAAAAGAAGTGGCTGCAATCCATGGTTTAAACGAAGGCACACTACGTATTGGATCTTTTGGGGCTTCATCCTCTATTTATCTATTGCCTGAAATTTTAGAAACCTTTCGGCAACGCTACCCAAAAATTGAAATTTATATCGATGAAGGTGAAGATAAAGAAGTTGCTCAGTGGTTATTGGAACGGCGCATAGAAGTCGGTTTTTTGATTATGCCAGATGAGCGTTTTGATACATTCCCATTAATTGAAGATCGTTTTGTGGCCCTAATTCCGAGTGGTTACCCGCTCGCGCAGCAACTCTATATTGATCCAGCACAGCTAGAAAATTGCCCATTTATTATGACAATGGCGGGTAGTAGACATCAGGTCGAATTAATTTTAAAAAACTTTAATGTGAAACCAGACATCAAATTTTATGTTTCACAAATTCTAAGTATAGTCAGCATGGTCCATAACCAGTTAGGGATTTCGATTGTCTCTGATATGGTGCTCACCAAAGAATTACTGTCACTCTATCCAAATGTAGTTAAACGCCCTTTTAAACCGAACCTTAAACGTTCTATTGGTCTAGCAGTCAAGAATAAAAAGCACATGAGTCCCGCTGCAAAAGCTTTTATTGAAGTCGCACAATCGGTTTGGTCAGATCATTAA
- a CDS encoding ammonium transporter has translation MQNVDLFFLLLGAVLVLAMHAGFAFLELGTVRHKNQVNALSKILTDFALSAIAYFFVGYYISYGQHFFHDGTVLSSDHGYNLMRCFFLLTFAAAIPAIISGGIAERAKMRSQAIATLALVALVYPFFEGMVWNGNYGLQKWLETTFGAAFHDFAGSVVVHAMGGWIALAAVILLGARSGRYKKDGRVSAHPPSSIPFLALGSWILIVGWFGFNVMSAQRVDAISGLVAINSLMAMVGGTITANAIGKNDPGFLHNGPLAGLVAICAGSDIVHPISALVIGGAAGAMFVYLFTYTQNKLKVDDVLGVWPLHGVCGAFGGIAVGLFGQQWLGGLGGVSFASQLIGTALAIAIALAGGFIVYGLLKATIGIRLSQEDEFRGADLSIHKISANSEEGMF, from the coding sequence ATGCAAAATGTAGATCTATTTTTCTTATTACTTGGTGCAGTTTTGGTTCTTGCCATGCACGCAGGTTTTGCATTCTTGGAACTTGGTACAGTTCGCCACAAAAATCAGGTGAACGCACTTAGTAAAATTCTGACTGACTTTGCCCTTTCTGCAATCGCATATTTCTTTGTTGGCTACTACATTTCTTATGGTCAGCACTTCTTCCATGATGGTACGGTTTTATCAAGTGATCATGGCTATAACCTCATGCGTTGTTTCTTTTTACTCACCTTTGCTGCGGCAATTCCTGCCATTATTTCGGGTGGTATTGCTGAACGTGCAAAAATGCGTTCACAAGCAATTGCCACCCTCGCTTTAGTTGCGCTGGTATATCCATTTTTCGAAGGTATGGTCTGGAATGGTAACTATGGTCTGCAAAAGTGGTTAGAAACAACCTTTGGCGCAGCTTTTCACGACTTTGCAGGTTCAGTCGTAGTTCATGCCATGGGCGGTTGGATTGCACTTGCTGCTGTCATTTTATTGGGTGCCCGTTCTGGTCGTTATAAGAAAGATGGTCGTGTAAGTGCTCATCCCCCTTCTTCTATTCCATTTTTGGCACTTGGCTCATGGATTTTAATTGTCGGCTGGTTTGGCTTTAACGTGATGAGTGCTCAGCGTGTTGATGCTATTTCTGGCTTAGTTGCTATTAACTCCCTCATGGCAATGGTTGGCGGTACGATTACAGCCAATGCGATTGGGAAAAATGACCCAGGTTTCTTACACAACGGCCCACTTGCTGGTTTAGTCGCAATCTGTGCAGGCTCTGACATTGTTCATCCAATCAGTGCACTTGTGATTGGTGGTGCAGCTGGGGCTATGTTTGTGTATCTATTCACTTATACTCAAAACAAACTTAAAGTTGACGATGTGTTAGGTGTGTGGCCTTTACACGGCGTATGTGGCGCATTTGGTGGTATTGCAGTAGGTTTATTTGGTCAACAATGGCTTGGTGGCTTAGGAGGTGTATCGTTTGCCTCACAACTCATCGGAACAGCACTCGCGATTGCTATTGCACTGGCTGGCGGCTTTATTGTTTACGGTTTACTTAAAGCGACGATTGGCATTCGTTTATCTCAAGAAGACGAGTTTCGTGGTGCAGATTTGTCTATTCATAAAATTTCGGCAAACTCTGAAGAGGGTATGTTTTAA
- a CDS encoding phosphatase PAP2 family protein: MLHGMNQQKQFFQINIILLFFSFFLLLIVFPVGGKIDMYFIQPWIDSTGHFFNRDNWYLERLNHEIVKQIITGIYVIFFGLWLASFKVEKLKLYRWQYGYMFFVSMIGSALVGLLKSQSAHACPWNMAHPNSLGGYIWDFTAKHGHCFPGGHASAGFILMTGYFVYRLEQPKRAYFYLISGILLGFMMGWAQMMRGAHFLSHNLWTGWVVWAVNILFYAVCIHRFEFEKRIKQELI; encoded by the coding sequence ATGTTGCATGGCATGAATCAACAAAAACAATTTTTCCAGATTAATATCATTCTTCTGTTTTTCAGTTTTTTTCTGCTTTTAATCGTTTTTCCAGTGGGTGGGAAAATTGATATGTACTTCATCCAGCCTTGGATCGATTCAACGGGTCATTTTTTCAATCGAGACAATTGGTATCTAGAAAGACTTAATCATGAAATTGTAAAACAGATCATTACTGGCATTTATGTCATCTTTTTTGGTCTATGGCTTGCATCATTTAAAGTTGAGAAATTAAAGCTTTACCGCTGGCAATATGGGTATATGTTTTTTGTGAGCATGATTGGTAGCGCACTGGTTGGTCTCTTAAAATCACAATCTGCTCATGCCTGCCCTTGGAATATGGCTCATCCTAACAGCTTAGGTGGCTATATTTGGGATTTTACTGCGAAACATGGGCATTGCTTTCCGGGTGGACATGCAAGCGCTGGCTTTATTTTAATGACAGGTTATTTTGTTTATCGTCTTGAACAACCCAAACGTGCCTATTTTTATCTCATTTCAGGCATTTTATTAGGATTTATGATGGGATGGGCACAAATGATGCGTGGAGCACATTTCCTGAGTCATAATTTATGGACAGGTTGGGTAGTTTGGGCGGTAAATATCTTATTTTATGCCGTTTGTATTCACCGCTTTGAGTTTGAAAAACGAATCAAACAAGAACTTATCTAA